A stretch of the Uranotaenia lowii strain MFRU-FL chromosome 3, ASM2978415v1, whole genome shotgun sequence genome encodes the following:
- the LOC129751030 gene encoding serine/threonine-protein kinase PAK 3, with the protein MFGKMFGKNKGPKQNDRNKISEIGLPTDVVHGIHVSKNKVTGDLEGLPKAWIRLMDASITHDEQSKNPEAAYQAVKFYNYSIKKKEQAEPFKPFITEDAINEETESIDQFLDLKNAHKSVESLDTSGDENFSEVSPPPPPLPKKSMTLPPKPQIMPKPTNYPHSKLYKGVQNLNLMEGGNKDTMIIHSNNSALDSHKSSYELVNKVDLDAENELILRPKEQNARIPKSDDQVYKELKRICNLNNPLERYEKTVEVGKGASGVVFIALDINTNHKVAIKTIDMKSQSSKESILNEINVLKDFNHRNLVNFLEAYYLEPEDQLWVILEYMDGGPLTDVVTETVMKDRQIAAVCREVLQAISFLHAKGIIHRDIKSDNVLLGMDGSVKVTDFGFCANIEEDEKRQTMVGTPYWMAPEVVTRKQYGKKVDIWSLGIMAIEMIEGQPPYLNQAPLRALYLIAANGRPDVRSWDKLSDNLKDFLDRCLQVEVDQRASADELLQHPFLQDCMELRTLTPLIKAARRLLKREN; encoded by the coding sequence ATGTTCGGTAAGATGTTTGGTAAGAATAAAGGTCCGAAGCAGAATGACCGCAACAAGATTTCCGAGATTGGCCTTCCCACGGACGTGGTGCATGGCATACATGTCAGTAAGAATAAAGTTACTGGAGATTTGGAGGGTCTTCCAAAAGCATGGATTCGCCTTATGGATGCATCTATCACTCACGATGAACAGAGCAAAAACCCGGAAGCAGCCTACCAGGCAGTCAAGTTTTACAACTATTCTATCAAAAAGAAAGAACAGGCCGAACCATTCAAACCGTTCATCACCGAAGATGCAATTAACGAAGAGACGGAGTCAATTGATCAATTCTTAGACTTAAAAAATGCTCACAAATCAGTGGAATCGTTGGATACCAGCGGAGATGAGAACTTTTCAGAAGTATCTCCACCACCACCCCCTCTGCCCAAGAAATCAATGACATTACCACCTAAACCACAAATCATGCCTAAACCTACAAATTATCCACATAGTAAGCTCTATAAGggcgttcaaaatttgaacctaATGGAAGGGGGCAATAAAGACACAATGATAATTCATAGCAATAATAGCGCACTCGATAGTCATAAGAGTTCCTATGAGTTGGTAAATAAGGTAGATTTGGATGCTGAAAATGAATTGATACTCCGACCTAAGGAGCAGAATGCAcgaattccaaaatcagatGACCAGGTGTACAAGGAGCTGAAACGAATTTGCAATCTGAACAATCCTTTAGAACGATATGAAAAAACTGTCGAAGTTGGAAAAGGTGCTTCCGGGGTAGTCTTCATCGCACTTGACATCAATACTAATCATAAAGTCGCAATTAAAACTATTGATATGAAAAGTCAATCGTCCAAAGAATCCATCCTGAATGAAATCAACGTGCTAAAAGATTTCAACCATAGAAACTTAGTCAATTTTCTGGAGGCTTACTATTTGGAGCCTGAGGATCAGCTGTGGGTAATTCTTGAGTACATGGATGGAGGTCCACTGACAGATGTGGTAACTGAAACGGTTATGAAAGATCGGCAAATTGCAGCTGTTTGTCGGGAAGTTCTGCAAGCAATAAGTTTCCTTCACGCGAAAGGAATCATTCATCGTGACATAAAATCGGACAACGTCCTGCTAGGAATGGACGGATCAGTTAAAGTGACTGATTTTGGGTTCTGTGCTAATATCGAGGAGGATGAAAAACGCCAAACGATGGTTGGAACTCCATATTGGATGGCACCAGAGGTAGTTACCCGTAAACAGTACGGGAAGAAAGTCGACATCTGGTCCTTGGGAATCATGGCAATTGAAATGATTGAAGGACAACCGCCGTATTTGAATCAAGCTCCCTTACGTGCTCTATATTTGATTGCTGCAAACGGAAGGCCCGACGTAAGAAGTTGGGACAAACTGTCGGACAATCTGAAGGACTTCCTGGATCGCTGTCTACAGGTCGAGGTCGATCAACGAGCGTCAGCCGATGAACTACTGCAGCACCCATTTTTACAGGATTGCATGGAACTGCGAACGCTGACACCCCTCATCAAGGCAGCTAGGCGACTCTTGAAACGTGAAAATTAA